TTAATGTGTAAAAATATCAACAAGAAGGTGTCCATTCTGCTCATCAAAGGCTCTTGAGGTTTGTATTCCCTCTCTAATACACTTGGTTAGAGCATTAAATTCATTTATTGCTGTTGAAGCTTGATTTTTGTGTAACTCACAATTACACATATATTTCCATATTTCGAACTATTACgggtgcatgtgtaactccaagttacacatgacatatgcatgtgtaactcaaaGTATGCAAGCTAATTGGGTATgcatctactagttacacatgccaattggatgtgtaactgcgaTGTATACATgccaattggatgtgtaactgctagttacatatTCTAATTGGTAACGGATTTTGAAGTTTGACCGCCTCCATATGCCTTCGTTATATACTTTTTGTAGTTAATTGAATGCTAGTTACATATGCTTGAGTTATACTGTCAATTACTTGTAGTACAGTTTGCTTGTGTATGAACTTTTTCCAGTTTTTTAGCTGTTTTTACTTATTTTAAAATGCTTGCTCACATCCCCAAAATGGAATCAGGTGCTCTGGCTCATGTTCGGTTCATTGCTGTTTCAGCTACTATTCCAAACATGGAGGACCTCAGTAAGCTATTGCATTCAATGATAATAATTTGATGATTGTTCATTTGCAATTTGATGATTTCTGTCATTGTTTTCTAAATTCTACAGGGTAATGGCTTATGGTTCCACTTCAATGACTTAAAAGGTACCGTATTATGGTGGATACAATCTCTTGTGTGCTTAATTATCCAGAccttgaaaagttttttttttcttgttaacttttaccccacatatttagagaaaaaaTGAGACCTGTAAAGCTGACCACCAGATTATTCAGTATAGGCTTTATGTTTTCTGCACTGAAtcaagatttttatttgtttcccCTTGTTTTTGTGCAGGTGATGCTCCAGCAAAAAACGATTTCTTGTTTGAACGGGTAATTGCTGAATTCCATCATATATTTCAATATTTCGAACTATTACGGGTGGATGTGTAACTCACAATTACACATaccatatgcatatgtaactccaagttacacatgccatatgcatgtgtaactcccaatTACACATGCGTTTTGTAGTATACCAGCTGATTACACATGTTTTGTTTTCTGGAATGTTTAGCCTATGACAACTTAAATATTTTTATGACAATAATTTCTGAATAGTTGTAGCCTTTTTTGATTAGTGATTTTAACATAGTGTACATGTCGGGTACACGAGTCATAAGCATGTGCAGCTGttaattacacatgatatatgcatgtgtaactctgacTTACATTAGACAGATGCACGTGTAACTTCGAATTACATtagacagatgcatgtgtaatttaTATTTACACACGCTTTTGATAAGTTATCAAGTGTTTTTTTGTGATCTTTGTTAATTGTTCAATAATTTTATTTGTTGCAGATATACAAGCATTTGGAATCGGGGAAGATAAGAAAGACGAGAAGGGAGGGGAACATTTGTATTATATGATGTCGCTTATTTCTAGTGTTTTAACTTGCATATCGTATTTAATAATACTCGATTATTATAATTTATAAACAAAGAAATTGTTGTAACttcatgctaagaaattattataaatgattattaaagtaatacatgtaattTATGTATGCGTTTTTTTTGTCTATTTCTTTGATGTGTAACTTCTCATTACACATGCCagatggatgtgtaacttcccgATACACATGTCATGTGCACGTGTAACTTCTGATTACACTTTCATGACACACCCATgtgtatatggatgtgtaacttctggttacacatgtcatgtgcatgtgtaacttctgattacacatccatatgttgtTGTTGGATTCCGGCGGTGGTGGTTTCTGCTGCTACTGGTGGTCCCTGGCggcggttggcggtggtggttggcggcggcggtcatcggaggtggtggttggtggcggcggtcgtcggaggtggtggtggtgctggtggcgGCCGTCGGTAAAGATGGCTGTGACATCATATTACTATATTTCAAtattttgggcttaaatttaaattttatttaatttggtgcttgacaatatataaaaggatatggatgtcttttaataactagggacctagatttaaacttcttttaactaggaacctcatattatgggttatccatggctGGGAcctgagcctaattttccctttgggAATTGGGGGTGCAACGGAATACAAGCCCTAGAAACAACAACACTGAAGGAATTTAAAGAATCTCCTGTGAAATCTATCGCTGTAGGGGAAGAATTTAAAGTTGTCATCTCAATCTAAAGCCAGACAAGTACTCAAAAATTGATAAGTGAATAGTCTGAAACCTATAAGAATCTACTTTGCCGTCCAGCTTTAAGGATCAGTCATTAACTTACTTCCCCTAAGCTTCATCTCACTACTCCCTCAATCTAAAGCCATTCAAGTACTCAGAGAATTGGTATCTCAATACCTACTCAAGATTCAAATCAggtaaattcaaatttggggacCAAAATTTGTTCtgggttttagttttttttttttttttttttttttttttttttttttttttttttttttttttttatttattgtcaTTTAATTTTTTGTTGAATATGATTAGAGAGTTTGTAAATCTGATTCTGATAGGTGTAGTATTACCAGAATTTAAGTTTTAAGATTGCTTTCAACATTTTGTTAGATAGTTTTTCATTTCAGTGTACAACTTATGAAACTGTTCCTCATTTTTGTTACACTGTAAAATATTTGTGTTACGGAAGATATTAGGTACGGATATGCCCTTATTTGCGCAATATCTAAGGTTTCCTCATTTGCATGCAATCCCCATAAGAAAGAGAACCTACACATTTGTCCTCGTTTAGCTATCTAGCCGCGGCAGTTTGCCCATATACATATCCCTTTACAAGGTTTACGTTTAGAAATTTAGCAGGCACTTCTGGAGACTCTCCATATTCAAGCCTTCATGGTACTATATTATTCCTGGTGGATTAGATGAATTGATGATTTTCTTCAAATTAGTAGTTGATGCTATTTCTGGCCCATGAAGATCCAGTTTTTCCGTTAAATTATTTTGAGGCTGTAATCGAAGACATTAGGACAATCAAACGAGTGCATTAATTTTGTTTACGTACTAGTTGAGTTTTATACATTTTGCCATGTTGATGTTAATCACTCTTTTAGATGAGTGAATAGGTTGCACTACAAGTTCCAAATGTGTTACACACTTCTGTTTGGATTTTGATTGAATATAGTATGCATAtttcagatgttttttttttattttctgtttacAGCTGAAGCTACATCAGATATGAAGCCGAAACCACGCTCTACATTTGTCCATCGCCAAAGGGCAAAAGAAATTGCGACTGATGCAGTGAATGAAAGACTCAACGCCATTGCTCTCAAGAAGAATAGGTCGTCAACAACTAAACAAAGCCCCGCATTCATCAATGGCACAATGGGAAAAGAAACTATGACTGATGGAGTGGATGATAGACTAGACGCTGTAACACGTAAGAGGCAGAGGACGTCAACAACAATACCATGCTCTGCATCATTCATCAGTACTGATGCAGTggatgaaagacttgcacctgtTACTCTCAAGAGGCATAGGTCAACAACAGCACCATGCTCATTAGTGAATGGCCAATGGGAAAACGAAATTGTGACTGATGCAGTGGATGTAAGAACCAGCGCTGTTGCACTCGAGAAACAGAGGTCATCAACAACAAATCAACGTCGTGCATTTGTCAATGGAGGAAGGGAAAATGAAATTGTAACTGATGCGGAGGATGAAAGAATCAATGCTGTTTCTGACACTCTCGTTGCTTGGAGCGATATACGAGATGAAGATGCTGACATGTTTGATGCGGATGAAAATGGTGACATGCAACTGGAGGATGACCATGCAACTGACACTTTTAACGAGTCTAACAGCGAAGACTACGCCGGTACTAACCCAGGAATTACTTGTGGACCACTAGGTGATATGCTTGATGCGGATGAAAATGGTGACATGCAACTGGAGGATGACCATGCAACTGATACTCATAACGAGTCTAACAGCGAAGACTACACCGTTAATAACCCAGGAATTACTTGTAGACCACTGGCACTAGGTGAGTACTTATGTCTGTAACTTAATAAGTAGTTGTTTATTTTGCATGTTGTATGTAAATATAACTGTAATGTTTGAACACTACATCTACAGGTAGCCGCCAACAGATTATATTCGACAAATATGGGCGTTATTGTGATGTCGGGTCAGAACAATTTGCAAATGCTATCGGGAAGATAGTACGAGCACGATGTCCTCCTGCAATTGATAATTGGAAAATTGTTCCAGAGATAATGAAAGAAGATATATGGAAAAATCTTGTCGTGAGTCaatttaatttatttatcttAGAATCATTATGATCAGTACATGATATGGATGTTGTGTTTGCAGGCTGAATATGTCATACCTCAAGTTTATAAACCTAATATTTTATCAAGGGCTAGAATTTCTTGGAAAAATTGGAAGAGTCAACTTCGAGTAGAGATGGATAAACATGAAACTGTTGCTGAGAAGAAAATAAATATGCCAATACGTTTAATTACAAATAGAGAGGATTGGGAACGTTTTGTTGATTTCTGCAACACTGAAGAGGATAGGAAACGTCGTGCAATTGGTAAAAAATCTAGAGAAGCTCTGCAATTCCTTCATTCGACTGGGAGGACAGGACTTTTTCGGAAAATATACAACATGGTGAAGTCCTGTATGTCATTTATTTGTAGATTTTTGCTAACTCTTAGCTTTCACTGAAAAATGCGGTTTTTTGCTATCTAATGTAGGAAAAAGAGAGTCCAACTGGTGAAGTTGACAGAGCTGTGGTATTTGTTGAAACCCATGTAACCAAGACTCTAAATAATCCCGAATCCTCCTCCATCTCAGATGTTAAACTTGTAAGATTAGGCATTTGCTTTGTAATGCTATTGGAATATCCATTCTTAGTTTATGTGGTTATATCATATATCTGAATTACATTGTCCTTGCAGAGAAAAATTAAAGAGCTTGTAGATGCTAATCCAAATGGTCAAAAAGATATCGACAATGATGCTGTCGCATTGGTTAGTGAGAcaaaaacttaagtatttactctcCACTGGTGACCCTTATTTTCAACGACTCCTTCTTTCTTAGATATGTGGACGTGATGCACATGGTCATGTAAGAGGCATGGGAGGAGGTCTGTCAAGGACTACTTTGCGTGCTTCAGCGCCAATTACAGAGACTCTTCGCAAAGTATTGCAAGAAAACAAGAGTATGCAGTCTGAAATCCATTTACTCAAAACACAGCATGGGACACGTATGCAAGATGGTGTATCTAcatcatcaaatcaatctgcaCCTCAGGTAAAAAATTTATGTGAATTTCTTAAATTGAATTAACATAGCTGATTTAATAATTAATTCTGCACTAGAAACAACTCTTGCTATCCTTGATTGCCCTTATGTTAGTATCTTAATATGCTTTGATTAGATTTAAATGTTGAGCTGCTTTTTATATGTAGAAGTGGTATTGATGAACAGTTCATAATCGATCTGGAATGTAGAGTAATTTGCATTTTACAAAAAATTCAAGATTGCTGTTGTGGAATTGTTTGCTGGAGTTATTGGCGAACTTCCATATACCTGTAATggaaatcaaaactcatgtttcaTAGACACCAAAACTCGTGATCTAATTCCACCTGCTGATCCAGCGATGAGTCTTACTGAATGTACACTGTTGGTTCTTATGGATGCAGGGACCTGATGAGTCCAACGTGCCTGCTAGTTCGTGTTTCATGAAAAACTTCAAAGGAAGAACCATTGCTTTAGGCCGTTTCAACACTGATCCAGAAATGGAACATGTCTATAGTATAATTGTCGAAGAAATATATGATAGAGATGCTGAACTATTTGATGAAGACGGGAAGCTTGGAGATATTGTGATTGGTCGGGTGATTAATTGGCCAAAAGCATGTACTAAGCCTGCTAGTTTATGTTTCCTTAAAAATTTCAAAGGAAGAACCATTGCTTTAGGTAGTTACAACTCTGTTGATCCACCAATGGAACATGTCTATAGTGTGAAGGTCGAAGAAATATTTGACGAAGAATCAGAATTATATGACGAAGATGGGAAGCTTGGAGATATTATGATTGGTGACGTGATTAATTGGCCAAAAGCATGTGTTCAGTCATATTGACAGTAAACCATGCTGCAGAGCAAAGGAAAATAGATCCAGAACTTAAAAAAAAAGGAGATCTGTAATGTATTGTTATATAAATGTGGTTGTGCACGAGTCAGTGCAGTCACTGCAGTGAGTGCACAAACTTTACTTAACATAAACAAGTAAAGAAGACACTTTTTTGTTGTAGATTAATGGAGCATCTCTAACTGCTTGTATTGCTGCAAGACCAACAGGACGGTGTATGTCCTTATTGATGATGTGAAAAAATCTTGCTGCAATTTTAAGCTATAAGCTTTTTGATGGTATCTCCTCCTTGGACCAACTTCTGTATAACTGGGAAGGTGTAATTGGTACCAACTAGTGGGTCTGtctttttttgtgtttccttCTCCTGGCCGATGTCATTTATGACAAATATAagcaaattgtttacaaagataaacATAAATTAGGAGACAAATGATTTTGACTTGCACAAATTGGGGGCAAAAACATTTTCATTAACATATGAGGATGGTAGGTAAGTGGAGGGAACACATGCTAACTTTGTCAAAGATTAAGGACCTATTCACAAAATTTAACACGAGATTCATAAGTGTCCTTCGGTTGGCAGTGCTTTTTTCTTATCcaaaaaaattatcatttcatTCTCGCTGTCCTAGAAATCTGATAGACAGTGACTATTGGAAGTTGGAACAACTTGTATATATAAATTACCACCCTCTCTAAGGAGCATAGTTGCCTGTGTCAAGGACTACTTGTATATATAAATTGCAGCTTCATTATTTATGTACTATCTCTCAGAAGTTTATATAAACCTTATGTCCCCATTGATCCATCTTGAAAGTTCCCACTTTTCAATGGCTACTTCTATATTTCTAAGTAGCCAAAATTACGTGTGGAATCGTGCCTTGGTCGAAGCTGCCAAGGCTGAAAATGACGGGTACTATGGTGTCATGGCCTCGGCCAAAGCTGCCAAGGCTGAGATTGACGCATACTATGGCGTTCTGGCCTTGGCCAAAGCTGCCAAGACTGAGATTGACGTGCACGATCGTGCCATGACCTTGGCCGAAGCTGGCAAGGCTGATAAtggagaaaaggaaaaaaaaccttTGCGAAATTGCGACCAATTTGGTCGATGTTACAAGAGTGTAAATATAAGATAAAAATTAAACAGGATTGCTGTGGTCCGCCGTATAATATCATTTTTCactctttttgcttcaattggatgGAGAAGGACAATCCctagatacaacaaaactgaagGAATTTAAAGAATCTCCTGTGTTAGTGGGAGAATTTAAAGTTGGCATCTCAATCTAAAGCCAGACAAGTACTCAAAAATTGATATGTGAAAAATCTGAATTCCATCCATCAATACGAATCTACTGTTCTGTCCAGCTTTAAGAGATCAGCCATGAACTTACTTTCCCTAAAACCATTCAACTACTCAGAATTGGTACCTCAATACCTACTCAAAATTGAAATCAGGTAAGTCCAAACTGGGGGCACCAAAGTTtgttctggtttttttttttttttttttttttttttatttttttattgtcatttaattttgtgtttgaatatGATTAGAGGGTTTGTAAATCTGATTCTGATAGGTGTAGTATTACCAGCATTTAAGTTTTAAGATTGCTTTCAACATTTTGTTAGATAGTTTTTCATTTCAGGGTAAAACTTATGAAATTGTTCCTCACACTGTCAAATATGTGTTAAGGAGGGTATTAGGTATGGATATGCCCTTATTTGCGCCATATCCAAGGTTTCCTCATTTGCATGCAGTCCCCATAAGAAAGAGAACCTAGACATTTGTCCTCATTTAGCTATCTAGCTGCTGCTGTTTGCCCATATAAATCACTTTACAAGGTTTACTTTTAGAGATTTACCAGGCACTTCTGGAAACTCTCCATATTCAAAACTGTCATGGTACTACATTATTCCTGGTGGATTAGATGAATTGATGATTTTCTTCAAATTAGTAGTTGATGCTATTTCTGGCCTATGAAGATCCAGTTTTTCCTTTAAATTATTTCGAGTTTGTAATTGAATTCATTAGGACAATCAAACGAGTGCTTTAAATTTGTTTACGTATTAGTTGAGTTTTATACATATTTGCATTACAAGTTCCAAATGTGTTGCACACTTCTGTTTGGATTTTGATTGATATATATGCATATTTCAgatgttttttattttctgtttacAGCTGCAG
The sequence above is a segment of the Papaver somniferum cultivar HN1 unplaced genomic scaffold, ASM357369v1 unplaced-scaffold_125, whole genome shotgun sequence genome. Coding sequences within it:
- the LOC113331479 gene encoding uncharacterized protein LOC113331479 — protein: MKPKPRSTFVHRQRAKEIATDAVNERLNAIALKKNRSSTTKQSPAFINGTMGKETMTDGVDDRLDAVTRKRQRTSTTIPCSASFISTDAVDERLAPVTLKRHRSTTAPCSLVNGQWENEIVTDAVDVRTSAVALEKQRSSTTNQRRAFVNGGRENEIVTDAEDERINAVSDTLVAWSDIRDEDADMFDADENGDMQLEDDHATDTFNESNSEDYAGTNPGITCGPLGDMLDADENGDMQLEDDHATDTHNESNSEDYTVNNPGITCRPLALGSRQQIIFDKYGRYCDVGSEQFANAIGKIVRARCPPAIDNWKIVPEIMKEDIWKNLVAEYVIPQVYKPNILSRARISWKNWKSQLRVEMDKHETVAEKKINMPIRLITNREDWERFVDFCNTEEDRKRRAIGKKSREALQFLHSTGRTGLFRKIYNMEKESPTGEVDRAVVFVETHVTKTLNNPESSSISDVKLRKIKELVDANPNGQKDIDNDAVALICGRDAHGHVRGMGGGLSRTTLRASAPITETLRKVLQENKSMQSEIHLLKTQHGTRMQDGVSTSSNQSAPQGPDESNVPASSCFMKNFKGRTIALGRFNTDPEMEHVYSIIVEEIYDRDAELFDEDGKLGDIVIGRVINWPKACTKPASLCFLKNFKGRTIALGSYNSVDPPMEHVYSVKVEEIFDEESELYDEDGKLGDIMIGDVINWPKACVQSY